Proteins from a single region of Apium graveolens cultivar Ventura chromosome 7, ASM990537v1, whole genome shotgun sequence:
- the LOC141672186 gene encoding uncharacterized protein LOC141672186 isoform X1, with product MYLQVCVFEMKRGYYVVGFLGFMFQLFLLTESTVRRQNINKSNSRPVQLKILPDQVVVDNGLANFTFSNPGGMVTGIKYNGIENILEQKNEEDERGYWDVVWGKPDDSKDTFDKLQGTNMTVVVQNEDQVELSFTRTWNPSMDPGTTLPLNIDKRFIVLRGVPGFYSYAIFERLKGWQNTVLFQNRIVFKLQEKLFRYMAVSDARQRVMPTFEDRESGTPLAYPEAVLVKDPVSEVDDKYQYSTEDKDNRVHGWISSNPATGFWMITPSNEFRTAGPVKQDLTSHCGPITLSMFFSTHYAGKSLGLEFKDGEPWKMVFGPVFIYLNSGLDKANTTSLWQDAKEQMLIETESWPYDFPHSADYFYAEKRGTVSGTLMVRDGILMPANFSNVGLALPGAAGSWQTENKGYQFWTQTDAKGNFLIKNVLPGTYNLYAWVPGFIGDYKYENDVIIKPGSNIRLDNVVFVPPRNGPTLWEIGIPDRTAAEFFFPGPIPTLENKLLNKIPREGFRQYGLWDRYTDLYPKEDLVFTIGVSLYQKDWFFAHVNRKVGNNTYVPAIWKILFDLKKVDTTRNYTLQLALASANEAELQVRINNGEAKLPHFTTGRIGEDNAIARHGIHGLYHLYSVNILGSLLHAGKNTIFLRQSREGNPFNGFMYDYIRLEVPPNEKANEL from the exons ATGTATTTGCAGGTTTGCGTTTTCGAAATGAAACGGGGATATTATGTTGTGGGGTTTCTTGGATTCATGTTTCAATTGTTTCTGCTAACTGAATCTACCGTCAGAAGACA GAATATTAACAAAAGCAATTCACGGCCGGTGCAGCTTAAGATATTGCCTGATCAA GTTGTAGTGGACAATGGATTAGCCAATTTCACTTTCTCGAATCCCGGAGGTATGGTCACCGGCATTAAGTACAATGGCATTGAGAATATTCTAGAACAAAAGAATGAAGAAGACGAAAGAGG GTACTGGGATGTTGTTTGGGGCAAGCCAGATGATTCCAAAGATACTTTTGATAA GTTACAAGGGACAAATATGACAGTGGTGGTTCAAAATGAAGATCAAGTAGAGCTTTCGTTTACAAGAACATGGAATCCTTCAATGGATCCAGGGACTACACTTCCACTCAATATAGACAAAAG GTTCATAGTTCTCCGAGGAGTCCCAGGTTTCTACTCGTATGCCATATTTGAACGCTTGAAAGGATGGCAGAATACGGTTTTATTTCAAAACAGGATTGTATTCAAGCTTCAAGAAAAATT GTTTCGATACATGGCTGTGTCAGATGCTCGACAAAGAGTTATGCCAACCTTTGAAGACAGGGAAAGTGGAACGCCCCTTGCTTATCCAGAAGCCGTGCTAGTGAAAGATCCAGTTTCAGAG GTGGATGACAAGTATCAATATTCGACTGAAGACAAGGATAACAGGGTGCATGGATGGATTAGCTCCAACCCTGCAACCGGGTTCTGGATGATCACACCCAGTAATGAGTTTCGTACTGCTGGACCTGTTAAGCAAGACCTCACTTCCCATTGCGGCCCAATAACTCTATCA ATGTTCTTTAGTACTCATTATGCTGGAAAATCACTAGGACTTGAGTTTAAAGACGGGGAACCCTGGAAAATGGTTTTTGGCCCGGTTTTCATCTATTTAAACTCCGGTTTGGACAAGGCAAATACAACTTCACTGTGGCAAGATGCTAAAGAACAG ATGTTGATAGAGACTGAAAGCTGGCCATATGATTTCCCACATTCTGCTGATTACTTTTATGCAGAAAAGCGTGGCACAGTTAGTGGAACACTAATGGTACGAGACGG GATACTAATGCCAGCTAATTTCTCCAATGTGGGATTGGCTCTACCTGGAGCAGCAGGCTCCTGGCAAACAGAAAATAAG GGTTATCAGTTTTGGACACAAACTGATGCCAAGGGGAATTTTTTGATTAAAAATGTCCTACCTGGAACCTATAACTTGTATGCTTGGGTGCCTGGATTTATTGGTGATTACAAATATGAAAACGATGTTATCATCAAACCAG GAAGTAACATAAGATTAGATAATGTTGTATTTGTACCTCCAAGAAATGGCCCTACACTCTGGGAAATTGGTATCCCTGATCGCACAGCAGCTGAGTTTTTTTTTCCTGGACCTATTCCGACTCTTGAAAATAAGTTACTCAATAAGATTCCTAGAGAAGGATTTAGGCAGTATGGATTATGGGATCGTTATACTGATCTATATCCTAAAGAAGATCTAGTTTTCACTATTGGTGTTAGTTTGTACCAAAAGGACTGGTTCTTTGCTCATGTTAACAG GAAAGTAGGAAATAACACTTATGTCCCAGCAATATGGAAAATTTTATTTGATCTAAAAAAAGTGGACACCACAAGAAATTATACGTTGCAGCTGGCACTTGCTTCTGCCAATGAAGCTGAATTACAG GTCCGGATCAACAATGGTGAAGCCAAACTTCCTCACTTCACGACAGGGCGTATAGGCGAGGATAATGCAATTGCAAGACATGGGATTCATGGACTGTACCACTTATACAGTGTAAATATTTTGGGATCACTTCTTCATGCCGGAAAAAATACAATATTTTTAAGGCAATCAAGAGAAGGAAATCCTTTCAACGGATTCATGTATGATTACATACGTTTGGAAGTGCCACCAAATGAAAAGGCTAACGAACTATGA
- the LOC141672186 gene encoding uncharacterized protein LOC141672186 isoform X2, with product MTVVVQNEDQVELSFTRTWNPSMDPGTTLPLNIDKRFIVLRGVPGFYSYAIFERLKGWQNTVLFQNRIVFKLQEKLFRYMAVSDARQRVMPTFEDRESGTPLAYPEAVLVKDPVSEVDDKYQYSTEDKDNRVHGWISSNPATGFWMITPSNEFRTAGPVKQDLTSHCGPITLSMFFSTHYAGKSLGLEFKDGEPWKMVFGPVFIYLNSGLDKANTTSLWQDAKEQMLIETESWPYDFPHSADYFYAEKRGTVSGTLMVRDGILMPANFSNVGLALPGAAGSWQTENKGYQFWTQTDAKGNFLIKNVLPGTYNLYAWVPGFIGDYKYENDVIIKPGSNIRLDNVVFVPPRNGPTLWEIGIPDRTAAEFFFPGPIPTLENKLLNKIPREGFRQYGLWDRYTDLYPKEDLVFTIGVSLYQKDWFFAHVNRKVGNNTYVPAIWKILFDLKKVDTTRNYTLQLALASANEAELQVRINNGEAKLPHFTTGRIGEDNAIARHGIHGLYHLYSVNILGSLLHAGKNTIFLRQSREGNPFNGFMYDYIRLEVPPNEKANEL from the exons ATGACAGTGGTGGTTCAAAATGAAGATCAAGTAGAGCTTTCGTTTACAAGAACATGGAATCCTTCAATGGATCCAGGGACTACACTTCCACTCAATATAGACAAAAG GTTCATAGTTCTCCGAGGAGTCCCAGGTTTCTACTCGTATGCCATATTTGAACGCTTGAAAGGATGGCAGAATACGGTTTTATTTCAAAACAGGATTGTATTCAAGCTTCAAGAAAAATT GTTTCGATACATGGCTGTGTCAGATGCTCGACAAAGAGTTATGCCAACCTTTGAAGACAGGGAAAGTGGAACGCCCCTTGCTTATCCAGAAGCCGTGCTAGTGAAAGATCCAGTTTCAGAG GTGGATGACAAGTATCAATATTCGACTGAAGACAAGGATAACAGGGTGCATGGATGGATTAGCTCCAACCCTGCAACCGGGTTCTGGATGATCACACCCAGTAATGAGTTTCGTACTGCTGGACCTGTTAAGCAAGACCTCACTTCCCATTGCGGCCCAATAACTCTATCA ATGTTCTTTAGTACTCATTATGCTGGAAAATCACTAGGACTTGAGTTTAAAGACGGGGAACCCTGGAAAATGGTTTTTGGCCCGGTTTTCATCTATTTAAACTCCGGTTTGGACAAGGCAAATACAACTTCACTGTGGCAAGATGCTAAAGAACAG ATGTTGATAGAGACTGAAAGCTGGCCATATGATTTCCCACATTCTGCTGATTACTTTTATGCAGAAAAGCGTGGCACAGTTAGTGGAACACTAATGGTACGAGACGG GATACTAATGCCAGCTAATTTCTCCAATGTGGGATTGGCTCTACCTGGAGCAGCAGGCTCCTGGCAAACAGAAAATAAG GGTTATCAGTTTTGGACACAAACTGATGCCAAGGGGAATTTTTTGATTAAAAATGTCCTACCTGGAACCTATAACTTGTATGCTTGGGTGCCTGGATTTATTGGTGATTACAAATATGAAAACGATGTTATCATCAAACCAG GAAGTAACATAAGATTAGATAATGTTGTATTTGTACCTCCAAGAAATGGCCCTACACTCTGGGAAATTGGTATCCCTGATCGCACAGCAGCTGAGTTTTTTTTTCCTGGACCTATTCCGACTCTTGAAAATAAGTTACTCAATAAGATTCCTAGAGAAGGATTTAGGCAGTATGGATTATGGGATCGTTATACTGATCTATATCCTAAAGAAGATCTAGTTTTCACTATTGGTGTTAGTTTGTACCAAAAGGACTGGTTCTTTGCTCATGTTAACAG GAAAGTAGGAAATAACACTTATGTCCCAGCAATATGGAAAATTTTATTTGATCTAAAAAAAGTGGACACCACAAGAAATTATACGTTGCAGCTGGCACTTGCTTCTGCCAATGAAGCTGAATTACAG GTCCGGATCAACAATGGTGAAGCCAAACTTCCTCACTTCACGACAGGGCGTATAGGCGAGGATAATGCAATTGCAAGACATGGGATTCATGGACTGTACCACTTATACAGTGTAAATATTTTGGGATCACTTCTTCATGCCGGAAAAAATACAATATTTTTAAGGCAATCAAGAGAAGGAAATCCTTTCAACGGATTCATGTATGATTACATACGTTTGGAAGTGCCACCAAATGAAAAGGCTAACGAACTATGA